In Papaver somniferum cultivar HN1 chromosome 1, ASM357369v1, whole genome shotgun sequence, a genomic segment contains:
- the LOC113322701 gene encoding arabinosyltransferase XEG113-like isoform X1, with product MTMPMLPPSLRMWFPHPGIMPGTMTRQPYLCPLDHVFEINIMLKEQSEETFGPKIDIREYSFVDNPLVVPKQVKESWFDVQQCQEGSPNCHAVTNTSRPGTFRFPKNRNEETCIWVFSSFKDVKALQFSSLQDAFSGFSDKAMEETFRNRLEASPTRPYIL from the exons ATGACCATGCCAATGCTGCCTCCCAGCTTAAG AATGTGGTTTCCACATCCAGGAATTATGCCTGGGACAATGACAAGGCAACCTTATCTCTGCCCTCTGGATCATGTTTTTGAG ATTAATATTATGTTGAAAGAACAATCAGAGGAAACTTTTGGCCCGAAAATTGACATCAGAGAGTATTCATTCGTGGATAACCCATTGGTGGTTCCAAAACAG GTAAAGGAGTCGTGGTTTGATGTTCAACAATGTCAAGAAGGATCTCCAAATTGTCATGCAGTCACCAACACAAGTAGACCAGGAACTTTCAGATTTCCTAAGAATAGAAATGAAGAAACG TGCATTTGGGTGTTCTCCTCATTTAAGGATGTGAAAGCGTTACAGTTCTCTTCCCTGCAAGATGCCTTCAGTGGTTTCTCTGACAAG GCAATGGAAGAGACGTTTAGGAACCGCTTGGAAGCCTCTCCCACCAGGCCATATATACTATGA
- the LOC113322701 gene encoding arabinosyltransferase XEG113-like isoform X2 gives MPPLWYRVDRMWFPHPGIMPGTMTRQPYLCPLDHVFEINIMLKEQSEETFGPKIDIREYSFVDNPLVVPKQVKESWFDVQQCQEGSPNCHAVTNTSRPGTFRFPKNRNEETCIWVFSSFKDVKALQFSSLQDAFSGFSDKAMEETFRNRLEASPTRPYIL, from the exons ATGCCTCCACTTTGGTACCGTGTGGACAGAATGTGGTTTCCACATCCAGGAATTATGCCTGGGACAATGACAAGGCAACCTTATCTCTGCCCTCTGGATCATGTTTTTGAG ATTAATATTATGTTGAAAGAACAATCAGAGGAAACTTTTGGCCCGAAAATTGACATCAGAGAGTATTCATTCGTGGATAACCCATTGGTGGTTCCAAAACAG GTAAAGGAGTCGTGGTTTGATGTTCAACAATGTCAAGAAGGATCTCCAAATTGTCATGCAGTCACCAACACAAGTAGACCAGGAACTTTCAGATTTCCTAAGAATAGAAATGAAGAAACG TGCATTTGGGTGTTCTCCTCATTTAAGGATGTGAAAGCGTTACAGTTCTCTTCCCTGCAAGATGCCTTCAGTGGTTTCTCTGACAAG GCAATGGAAGAGACGTTTAGGAACCGCTTGGAAGCCTCTCCCACCAGGCCATATATACTATGA